A window of Fibrobacter sp. UWR3 contains these coding sequences:
- a CDS encoding lipopolysaccharide assembly protein LapB: MRRGLRGHLAAYNSRSLVARGSLLVALLFAIPAFAAQSAYDLMERANALYRDGKFKQAIMLYRKAESRGADPVATSFNIANSYYQQNDLPNAAATYRKAVDFSNGAFSPALFNMASVYFRLKQYPECVAAYHRALKLEPENVSGWLYLGEAYGKTGDAVGALRAIEKAYQLDKEDISIVYQLSEANIALNDFERAVAVIREGYAAHPDEVDFLVYLGDVYRLNKQFEESAAAYREALGVRPDDTATMYKLADVLAEDNKPFIAMDVLNNLVQIKPDFSDAAIFLGNLAYDAKFLDRAESAYELAAKQGNAESVFGFKNMAYDAHAEKRDGEALRLLKVAQKYFLDDITVQADILEFEKN; encoded by the coding sequence TTGAGACGAGGCTTGCGTGGGCATCTCGCTGCCTATAATTCTCGTAGTCTCGTTGCCCGCGGTTCCTTGCTAGTCGCCTTACTCTTCGCAATACCTGCTTTCGCGGCGCAATCCGCATACGACCTGATGGAGCGCGCGAACGCCCTCTACCGCGATGGCAAATTCAAGCAGGCCATCATGCTCTACCGCAAGGCGGAATCCCGCGGCGCGGACCCCGTCGCCACCAGTTTCAACATCGCGAACAGCTACTACCAGCAAAACGACCTGCCGAACGCCGCCGCCACGTACCGCAAGGCCGTCGACTTCTCGAACGGGGCTTTTTCCCCGGCGCTTTTCAACATGGCGAGCGTGTACTTTAGGCTCAAGCAGTACCCCGAATGCGTGGCGGCGTACCACCGGGCGTTGAAACTGGAGCCCGAAAACGTTTCGGGCTGGCTTTACCTCGGCGAAGCCTACGGTAAAACCGGCGACGCGGTCGGCGCGCTGCGTGCCATCGAGAAGGCCTACCAGCTCGACAAGGAAGACATAAGCATCGTCTACCAGCTTTCAGAGGCGAACATCGCGCTGAACGATTTCGAGCGCGCCGTAGCCGTTATCCGCGAGGGCTACGCCGCGCACCCCGACGAAGTGGACTTTCTCGTGTATCTCGGCGACGTGTACCGCCTGAACAAGCAGTTCGAGGAAAGTGCCGCTGCTTACCGCGAAGCGCTGGGCGTCCGCCCCGATGATACCGCTACCATGTACAAACTAGCAGACGTCCTCGCCGAAGACAACAAGCCGTTTATCGCGATGGACGTGCTCAACAACCTGGTACAAATCAAGCCGGATTTCAGCGATGCGGCCATATTCCTCGGGAATCTCGCTTACGACGCGAAGTTCCTTGACCGCGCCGAATCCGCATATGAACTTGCGGCAAAGCAGGGCAACGCGGAATCCGTTTTCGGGTTCAAGAACATGGCCTACGATGCCCACGCCGAAAAGCGCGATGGAGAGGCGCTCCGCCTGCTGAAAGTTGCGCAGAAGTACTTCCTCGACGATATCACCGTGCAGGCCGACATCCTGGAATTCGAGAAGAACTAA
- a CDS encoding FISUMP domain-containing protein, producing the protein MKHSVLRYLPGLCALTAATAFFTACGDDDFAPVSRNRGYDYAFTSTKEFAEYPCNDVREGREAIVGRDKDSYYCEFDSRDSVYIWVGDTDTLTAEGRKFHRAESSSSSYRSSSSYSYEEVFNPDIDYGPMTDPRDGKTYRTVVVNGQLWMAENLNYSGNNVGKAPCYNNRDSLCAQFGRLYSRDAAMDDSRCEYLSSCDLGEGPIQGICPDGWHIPTVEEMEDLVDFVGDYAPRYKSMGSTWSYNDGTDTYGLSFLGAGNWDSDDGFEDINRYEVTWAYAPDTYQHYLLLGGSNAIVEVMSYKDSEYYSSVRCVKGKANPVSSSSYSSSSARSSSSSYSSSSSSYRSSSSYYTSVWSSENPSSSFSISSKEDLFNPSLTYGTMTDPRDGKTYKTIEFNGQTWMAENLNFSDSSIVPLLEGHNTCYHEKESECELMGRLYSRDAAMNSSSCAFGRSCSLGDGPIQGICPDGWHVLTYSEAKNLVNYVESDEDKIRSHYGWGASAVGTNDYGLSFVATGSWEAGNYDSRGGFSYTWTYYNGYSNQYYLLVKYNDVSISSYSSKEVYFPVRCIKDGPVSSSSVSSSSVSSSSRAKQEDAEPLLETAGEQFNPDIEYGTMTDPRDNKTYKTVKVGSATWMAENLNYASNEIGVSTCFNDDDRFCELYGHFYSRSAAMNSSSCAYKSSCDLGTGHIQGICPDGWHIPTNKEAQDLVNLASGHALPLMSAKGWKTGITPGTDTYGLSFVGTGSYCSDDGFHSLGEYGRLWVYYASSTQYYIVIRGSENEAEVWDYNDEECYNPVRCVKD; encoded by the coding sequence ATGAAACATTCTGTGCTTAGATACCTACCTGGCCTGTGTGCCCTGACTGCGGCAACGGCTTTTTTTACTGCCTGCGGCGATGACGACTTTGCCCCGGTTTCGAGGAACCGCGGGTATGACTACGCGTTCACGTCGACCAAGGAATTTGCGGAGTACCCCTGCAACGACGTTCGTGAGGGCCGCGAGGCAATCGTGGGGCGCGACAAGGACAGCTATTACTGCGAGTTCGACTCCCGCGACTCGGTGTACATCTGGGTCGGCGATACTGACACGCTCACCGCTGAGGGCCGCAAGTTCCATCGGGCGGAAAGTTCGAGCAGTTCTTACCGCTCGTCGAGCAGCTATTCCTATGAGGAAGTGTTCAATCCGGATATCGACTATGGCCCCATGACAGACCCGCGTGACGGCAAGACATACAGGACTGTCGTCGTGAATGGCCAGCTCTGGATGGCGGAGAACCTGAACTACTCCGGCAATAACGTGGGAAAGGCACCCTGCTACAATAACAGAGATTCGCTTTGCGCGCAGTTTGGTCGCCTGTACAGCCGCGATGCCGCGATGGACGATTCACGGTGCGAATATCTGTCGAGCTGCGACCTGGGTGAAGGCCCCATCCAGGGAATCTGCCCAGACGGATGGCATATCCCGACCGTGGAGGAAATGGAAGACCTCGTGGATTTCGTAGGCGACTATGCACCGCGTTATAAATCAATGGGATCAACCTGGAGTTATAACGACGGAACAGATACTTACGGGCTCTCCTTCCTGGGAGCGGGGAACTGGGATTCCGACGACGGTTTCGAGGACATCAACAGGTACGAAGTGACATGGGCCTACGCGCCGGACACATATCAGCATTACCTGCTACTCGGAGGCTCAAACGCTATCGTAGAGGTAATGAGTTATAAGGATTCAGAATATTATAGCTCAGTGCGTTGCGTTAAAGGGAAGGCAAACCCAGTCTCCTCGAGCAGCTACTCCAGTTCTTCGGCAAGGTCGAGTAGCAGTTCCTACAGTTCGTCGAGCAGCAGCTACAGGTCATCGAGCAGTTACTACACCAGCGTATGGTCCAGCGAGAACCCTTCCAGCAGTTTCTCCATAAGTTCCAAGGAAGACCTGTTCAACCCAAGCCTGACCTACGGCACAATGACCGACCCGCGCGACGGCAAGACATACAAGACCATAGAATTCAATGGGCAGACCTGGATGGCGGAGAACCTGAACTTCTCCGACTCGAGCATTGTCCCGCTCCTGGAAGGGCACAACACGTGCTACCACGAAAAGGAGAGCGAATGCGAACTCATGGGCCGCCTGTACAGCCGTGACGCAGCGATGAATTCCTCCAGTTGCGCTTTCGGTCGTTCATGCAGTTTGGGTGACGGTCCCATTCAGGGAATATGCCCCGACGGCTGGCACGTCTTGACATACAGTGAAGCCAAAAATTTGGTAAACTATGTAGAAAGTGATGAGGACAAAATAAGGTCACACTACGGCTGGGGGGCAAGCGCAGTGGGAACGAATGACTATGGACTCTCCTTTGTTGCGACTGGATCCTGGGAGGCCGGAAACTACGACTCCAGGGGCGGATTCTCATACACATGGACTTATTACAACGGCTATTCTAATCAATACTACTTACTTGTTAAGTATAATGACGTATCTATTTCCAGTTATTCGAGTAAGGAAGTATATTTCCCCGTCCGCTGCATAAAGGATGGCCCGGTTTCGTCGAGCAGCGTTTCGAGTAGTTCCGTGAGCAGTTCTTCTAGAGCCAAGCAAGAAGACGCCGAGCCTCTCCTGGAAACCGCCGGCGAGCAGTTCAACCCGGACATCGAATATGGCACCATGACGGACCCGCGCGACAATAAGACATACAAGACCGTAAAAGTCGGTAGTGCAACATGGATGGCGGAGAACCTGAACTACGCCAGCAACGAAATTGGAGTATCTACCTGTTTCAACGACGACGACCGTTTCTGCGAACTATACGGTCACTTTTATAGCCGCAGCGCGGCGATGAATTCCTCCAGTTGTGCCTATAAATCTTCATGCGACCTGGGTACCGGCCACATCCAGGGAATCTGCCCTGACGGGTGGCATATCCCGACAAATAAGGAGGCGCAAGACCTTGTAAATCTTGCTAGCGGACACGCACTCCCGTTGATGTCGGCAAAGGGATGGAAAACAGGAATTACACCCGGGACTGATACATACGGGCTCTCCTTTGTGGGCACTGGAAGCTATTGCAGCGATGATGGATTCCATTCTTTGGGTGAATATGGACGTCTATGGGTATATTATGCATCCTCGACCCAATACTACATTGTAATAAGGGGATCAGAAAATGAAGCGGAAGTATGGGACTATAACGACGAAGAGTGCTATAACCCAGTCCGCTGCGTGAAGGATTAA
- a CDS encoding glucokinase: protein MEIKWLNPDAKFDRLVLAGDIGGTNTNLGLVGYKDGKFTLILETVCPSKDIDGLDAPIRETLKLAAESRADLKPSYVCISAAGPVAANKCVMTNLPWSVDGDALTAATGIPTLVINDFMAISYGIPTLDVDDPKQIFKLSHTDGSQPAPQKATKAVIGPGTGMGVGFLAFDGEKYIPASSEGGHSTFAPFDKDSQEFHDYMEKKIGTVPGVEPLVSGMGLRNMYEWWKETRGVPDNDAFKKIEETEPNDRPKYISRASDTDPVAAEMMRLFVKMLARFASDASTLFLPLGGLYLAGGTVQKDLRWLERDNLFMKYFEKNYNPNIRPLLNKIPVYIIKDYSISLYGAANASLNLQK, encoded by the coding sequence ATGGAAATCAAATGGCTTAATCCCGATGCAAAGTTTGACCGCCTCGTCCTTGCAGGCGACATTGGCGGCACCAACACGAACCTTGGCCTCGTAGGCTACAAAGACGGCAAGTTCACTCTGATTCTCGAAACCGTCTGCCCCTCCAAGGATATCGACGGTCTTGACGCCCCTATCCGCGAGACGCTCAAGCTTGCTGCGGAAAGCCGTGCTGACCTTAAGCCGAGCTACGTGTGCATCAGTGCCGCGGGTCCGGTGGCTGCCAACAAGTGCGTCATGACGAACCTCCCGTGGAGCGTGGATGGCGACGCCCTCACCGCGGCGACCGGCATCCCGACCCTTGTCATCAACGACTTCATGGCCATCAGCTACGGTATCCCGACCTTGGACGTGGACGACCCCAAACAGATTTTCAAGCTCTCCCATACTGACGGCAGCCAGCCCGCCCCGCAGAAGGCGACCAAGGCGGTCATCGGCCCGGGTACCGGCATGGGTGTCGGCTTCCTCGCGTTCGATGGCGAGAAGTACATCCCCGCTTCTTCGGAAGGCGGACATTCCACCTTCGCACCGTTCGACAAGGATTCGCAGGAATTCCACGACTACATGGAAAAGAAGATTGGCACCGTGCCCGGCGTGGAACCGCTCGTATCCGGCATGGGGCTCCGCAACATGTACGAATGGTGGAAGGAGACCCGCGGCGTTCCCGATAACGATGCCTTCAAGAAGATTGAGGAAACCGAACCCAACGATCGCCCGAAGTACATCAGCCGCGCGAGCGACACCGACCCGGTGGCTGCCGAGATGATGCGCCTGTTCGTGAAGATGCTCGCCCGCTTTGCAAGCGATGCCTCCACGCTGTTCTTGCCCCTGGGTGGCCTCTACCTGGCCGGCGGTACGGTGCAGAAGGACCTGCGCTGGCTCGAGCGCGACAACCTGTTCATGAAGTATTTCGAGAAGAACTACAACCCGAACATCCGTCCGTTATTGAACAAGATTCCGGTGTACATCATCAAGGATTATAGCATTAGTTTGTACGGAGCCGCAAATGCGAGCCTGAACCTGCAGAAGTAA
- a CDS encoding SGNH/GDSL hydrolase family protein yields MPEMYSKWVACWGNATSITDRKEATYAKDLTLRYPIRACFSGNKLRFHFSNLTGTEPVTISEAYVAKAAHSPATSTQFINGAQSTASETCAAHLDAAQSEYAPVAITFGGRTSGTIPAGEETLSDEIAFDVTAGETLDVSLYFAGFTQMNAGTAITGPLSGGKYSYGNFAKSAELPDNLTRKTNWIYFLNTVDILTEEKNFALVCFGDSITAQDWPDYLTLRCAREGFNNVAIIRRAVSGTRILREYSCITYAAYGLKGATRFPIEMNVAGARAVIVQHGINDIIHPVGVEVNRFRPWSDMPTADDLINGVRSLYIMHARKLGLKVYSGTLLPIYGWRTYNENRDIIRMAFNQWLRTAPEFDGCVDFDKAVRGHENPKAFSSGFDSGDHLHPSARAYEAMAECVPEELLT; encoded by the coding sequence ATGCCAGAGATGTATTCGAAATGGGTTGCCTGCTGGGGCAACGCGACCTCCATTACCGACCGCAAGGAAGCGACCTACGCGAAGGACCTGACACTGCGTTACCCGATACGTGCGTGCTTTTCGGGCAACAAGTTGCGGTTCCATTTCTCGAACCTCACCGGCACGGAACCCGTGACGATTAGCGAGGCGTATGTTGCAAAGGCCGCGCATTCCCCGGCAACCTCGACGCAGTTTATAAACGGCGCGCAGTCCACTGCCAGCGAAACATGTGCCGCGCATCTTGACGCAGCGCAGTCCGAATATGCGCCGGTCGCCATCACGTTCGGAGGGCGCACCTCCGGCACCATTCCTGCGGGCGAAGAAACCCTGAGCGACGAAATCGCATTCGACGTGACCGCGGGCGAGACTCTCGACGTGAGCCTGTACTTCGCGGGCTTCACGCAGATGAACGCGGGCACGGCTATCACGGGCCCGCTTTCGGGCGGCAAGTACAGCTACGGCAACTTCGCGAAGTCTGCCGAACTCCCCGACAATCTCACGCGCAAGACGAACTGGATTTACTTCCTCAATACGGTCGACATCCTCACCGAAGAGAAGAACTTCGCGCTCGTATGCTTCGGCGATTCGATCACCGCTCAGGACTGGCCCGACTACCTCACGCTGCGCTGTGCCCGCGAGGGGTTCAACAACGTGGCGATTATCCGGCGCGCGGTAAGCGGCACACGCATCTTGCGGGAATACAGCTGCATCACGTATGCGGCATACGGCCTGAAGGGCGCCACGCGCTTCCCCATCGAGATGAACGTCGCAGGTGCCCGCGCAGTCATAGTGCAACACGGTATAAACGACATCATCCACCCTGTCGGAGTCGAGGTGAACAGGTTCCGCCCGTGGAGCGACATGCCCACGGCAGACGACCTCATCAACGGGGTGCGCTCGCTCTACATTATGCACGCGCGCAAACTCGGGCTGAAAGTCTATAGCGGTACCCTCCTGCCCATTTACGGCTGGCGCACCTACAACGAGAACCGCGACATCATCCGCATGGCGTTCAACCAGTGGCTCAGAACTGCACCGGAATTCGACGGCTGCGTGGACTTCGACAAGGCCGTCCGCGGGCACGAGAACCCGAAGGCATTCAGTAGCGGTTTCGACTCCGGAGACCACCTGCACCCGAGCGCGAGGGCCTACGAGGCCATGGCGGAATGCGTCCCCGAAGAGCTCCTAACGTAA
- a CDS encoding HipA domain-containing protein translates to MGRCHCCLKETERDFCNACSKALFGVSNFNAHLDYNAPQLAFAPDGSVKRISISGVQTKFSARVDNKKLTSADRGGTHILKPILPSHYENYQDAPANEHVTMLMARTIFKIPTALSALLYFENGDAVFVTKRFDVVDSGEYAGFRLSQSDFAQIAGLVPERDGEDYKYKGSYERIAELIRENVSAADVAVEVFFRTVLFNYLVCNGDAHAKNFSLQNSVENLDVYDLTPAYDLLNTSLHIPNEQSRTALDLFKDEDDFKTPFYEANGFYGTPDFMEFARRIGVVESRARRFLKQTIDAVPVMEEMLDKSFMSEKSKALYKENIRDRAKALGY, encoded by the coding sequence ATGGGCCGTTGCCACTGCTGCCTGAAGGAGACCGAACGGGATTTCTGCAACGCCTGCTCGAAGGCGCTGTTCGGCGTTTCGAATTTTAATGCGCATCTGGATTATAACGCTCCGCAGCTGGCCTTCGCCCCCGACGGTTCGGTGAAGAGGATTTCGATTTCCGGTGTGCAGACCAAGTTTTCGGCGCGGGTCGACAACAAGAAACTGACGAGTGCCGACAGGGGCGGGACACACATCCTCAAGCCCATCCTGCCTTCGCATTACGAGAACTACCAGGATGCTCCGGCCAACGAACATGTAACCATGCTGATGGCGCGTACGATTTTCAAAATCCCGACCGCGCTATCGGCCCTGCTTTATTTCGAGAACGGCGACGCCGTGTTTGTGACCAAGCGTTTCGACGTGGTAGACAGCGGCGAGTATGCGGGTTTCCGCCTGAGCCAGAGCGACTTTGCCCAGATTGCGGGGCTTGTACCCGAAAGGGATGGCGAAGACTACAAGTACAAGGGCTCGTACGAGCGCATTGCCGAGTTGATCCGCGAGAACGTGAGCGCGGCCGATGTCGCCGTGGAAGTCTTCTTCAGGACAGTCCTGTTCAATTATCTTGTCTGCAATGGCGATGCGCATGCCAAGAATTTTTCTCTGCAAAATAGCGTTGAGAATCTTGACGTGTACGATTTGACTCCTGCGTACGACTTGCTGAATACGTCGCTCCATATTCCTAACGAGCAATCCCGTACGGCGTTGGATTTGTTCAAGGACGAGGACGATTTCAAGACGCCCTTTTACGAAGCGAACGGCTTTTACGGCACTCCGGATTTTATGGAATTCGCCAGGAGAATCGGGGTTGTCGAAAGTCGCGCCCGCAGGTTCCTAAAGCAGACGATTGACGCCGTACCCGTCATGGAAGAAATGCTGGATAAGTCTTTTATGAGCGAAAAGAGCAAGGCTCTGTATAAAGAAAATATCCGCGACCGCGCCAAGGCTTTGGGATACTAA
- a CDS encoding HipA N-terminal domain-containing protein, translating to MNSVAKVRSACVYYNDILAGYLLQNGRRFAFLYTPQYIASKNPSIALDMPKKKRFFSSPFLFPYFQGLLPEGANKAFFCKRLGIPHSDKFTMLLKLANYETIGAVTVRERGR from the coding sequence ATGAATAGCGTAGCGAAAGTCCGTAGCGCCTGCGTGTACTACAACGACATTCTGGCGGGGTACCTTCTGCAAAACGGGAGGCGCTTCGCGTTCCTCTATACCCCGCAATACATCGCGTCAAAGAATCCGTCCATCGCCCTGGACATGCCCAAGAAGAAGCGCTTCTTCAGTTCGCCCTTTTTGTTCCCGTATTTTCAGGGCTTGCTGCCGGAGGGCGCGAACAAGGCGTTCTTTTGCAAGCGCCTCGGCATCCCGCATTCCGACAAGTTCACGATGCTCTTGAAACTTGCCAACTACGAGACGATCGGCGCAGTCACCGTGCGCGAGAGGGGGCGCTGA
- a CDS encoding helix-turn-helix domain-containing protein has product MEEIGKQIAERRKKKGLSQQDLAEMSGISPRTINSVEQGKANPSINVLNKMVRPLGFVVTLSERVRHE; this is encoded by the coding sequence ATGGAAGAAATCGGCAAACAGATCGCGGAAAGGCGGAAGAAAAAGGGGCTGTCCCAGCAGGACCTGGCCGAAATGTCCGGCATTTCTCCCAGAACCATCAACTCTGTCGAGCAGGGAAAGGCGAACCCGTCCATAAACGTGCTGAACAAGATGGTTAGGCCTCTCGGTTTCGTAGTCACCTTGAGCGAGCGGGTAAGGCATGAATAG
- a CDS encoding TonB family protein: MSKFACNENGLSKKNRLLFALAVVVSLCFGYGYCWEQDLMLNVNVRDDYLVVGALGWFPIPNVYYKVLDYPYAHRYAAIEKDFEEDPGRLLWAVYYPFPRYMYSALVATPDSVYVDGKGDFLSMEGEGDLGMIPPKDLKLPAEGDSLATLSPNSMRRIWRGDAAIAPLSAFDVIVSTLIRVREAYADRWDADRITLCIDGSFFRRNRFHELTPLIIALKEIGFKYVWVNVYELDEDFRLRSIKMAYREIYRLTGLKPSMSLPRGFRVASSSRAIFKKLVGMEKSKEFKKNIDKLLEEAAGSSKAESTRPSGKVLIPSWADDIKVRGSRSAKDVLEIMHQREPGLRHVYNKFLKKKPGFEGRVVLRLEIAPSGEVLHTAVAYSSTGYKEFDNAVSDYVGGIPFGEVESGSTKVTIPLTFYQR; this comes from the coding sequence ATGAGTAAATTTGCTTGTAACGAAAACGGATTGAGCAAAAAGAATCGGCTCCTCTTTGCCCTTGCGGTTGTGGTGTCGCTTTGCTTTGGCTACGGTTACTGCTGGGAACAGGACCTGATGCTTAACGTCAACGTGCGCGATGACTATCTTGTTGTCGGTGCCCTTGGCTGGTTTCCTATCCCGAATGTGTATTATAAGGTTCTTGATTATCCGTACGCACATCGCTATGCGGCAATCGAGAAGGATTTCGAAGAGGATCCGGGGCGTCTCCTTTGGGCGGTCTATTATCCGTTCCCCCGTTATATGTATTCGGCACTGGTCGCGACGCCGGATAGCGTCTATGTTGATGGCAAAGGCGATTTTCTCAGCATGGAGGGGGAGGGCGACTTGGGCATGATTCCGCCGAAGGATTTGAAATTGCCTGCCGAAGGGGATTCGCTTGCTACGCTTTCTCCGAATTCTATGCGAAGGATATGGCGGGGAGATGCCGCTATCGCTCCGCTTTCTGCGTTTGATGTTATTGTCAGCACATTGATTCGTGTTCGCGAGGCGTATGCTGACAGGTGGGACGCTGACAGGATTACTTTATGCATCGATGGCAGTTTCTTTAGGCGGAATAGGTTCCATGAATTGACCCCCTTGATAATTGCGTTGAAGGAAATAGGATTCAAGTACGTCTGGGTCAATGTTTATGAGCTGGATGAAGATTTTCGCCTTCGCTCGATAAAAATGGCCTATCGGGAAATTTACCGGTTGACCGGTCTCAAACCTTCAATGTCCCTTCCTCGCGGTTTTAGGGTGGCCTCCAGCTCGAGGGCGATATTTAAGAAATTGGTCGGGATGGAAAAGTCTAAAGAATTCAAAAAGAATATTGACAAGCTGCTTGAGGAAGCAGCTGGTTCGTCAAAAGCCGAAAGTACTAGGCCATCCGGCAAAGTCTTGATTCCGTCATGGGCCGATGATATCAAGGTGCGTGGCTCCCGTTCCGCCAAAGATGTCCTGGAAATCATGCACCAGCGAGAGCCAGGATTGCGTCATGTTTACAATAAGTTCTTGAAGAAGAAACCCGGATTCGAAGGCCGCGTTGTCCTGAGACTGGAAATTGCTCCGAGCGGTGAAGTTCTCCATACAGCCGTCGCATATTCCTCGACCGGTTACAAGGAGTTCGATAATGCGGTCAGTGACTATGTCGGTGGGATACCGTTTGGAGAGGTGGAGTCCGGAAGCACGAAGGTGACGATCCCGCTCACGTTTTATCAGCGGTGA
- a CDS encoding FISUMP domain-containing protein — protein MQLNLKFHKFFPELIISAFFFSACGDNGSDSQSEEPIIPQIDIQTNIGTFTDERDSQVYETVQIGTQTWMAENLKFFVNDVNSDILFKCYNDEEVNCEKYGFLYTRPALSIFQLCPNGWHLPSLDEWKMLINLVGGEQFAGANLKSKEGWSNEADGLDIAGFSVLPAGIFNPHRGYLAINEQSTFWADDEQDGLYCAIRFYTNNSTYMSCHHEGHFGYSVRCIKNFD, from the coding sequence ATGCAATTGAATTTGAAGTTTCACAAGTTTTTTCCAGAATTAATTATATCGGCTTTCTTTTTTTCTGCCTGCGGTGATAACGGGAGCGACTCTCAATCCGAAGAGCCTATAATACCTCAAATAGATATACAAACAAATATTGGAACGTTTACTGATGAACGAGACTCTCAAGTTTATGAAACAGTACAAATTGGAACGCAAACTTGGATGGCTGAAAACCTTAAATTTTTCGTCAATGATGTAAATAGTGATATTCTTTTTAAGTGTTACAATGATGAAGAGGTCAATTGCGAGAAATACGGATTCCTATATACTAGGCCTGCCTTATCTATCTTTCAATTGTGCCCAAATGGATGGCATTTACCTTCATTAGACGAATGGAAAATGCTCATAAATCTAGTAGGCGGTGAGCAATTTGCTGGAGCCAACTTAAAATCTAAAGAAGGCTGGAGTAACGAAGCGGATGGGTTAGACATTGCTGGATTTTCAGTTTTGCCTGCAGGAATCTTTAATCCCCATAGGGGATATTTGGCTATAAACGAGCAATCCACTTTTTGGGCTGACGACGAACAAGACGGACTTTATTGCGCAATTAGATTTTATACAAATAATTCAACATACATGTCTTGCCATCATGAGGGTCATTTTGGCTATTCTGTTCGTTGCATAAAGAATTTTGATTAA
- the ahcY gene encoding adenosylhomocysteinase: MEYKIKDINLAVEGRKELDLAETEMPGLMALRKEYAGKKPLAGARIMGSLHMTVQTAILIETLVDLGADVRWVSCNIFSTQDNAAAAVVVGKKGTVENPQGVPVFAWKGETLEEYWENTARALVWPDGKTADLIVDDGGDATMLVTCGAEFEDAGKVPEFNPATDSEEWGVFLATCRKIFEKDPKQWTRARETLRGVSEETTTGVHRLYQMAQAGRLKFPAINVNDSVTKSKFDNLYGCRHSLIDGINRATDVMMAGKIAVVCGYGDVGKGCAQSLRGQGARVIITEIDPICALQAAMEGYEVKTLDEVVSMADIFVTTTGNTGIISAAQMGKMKHRAIVGNIGHFDNEIDMAGLKKVPGIKRNEIKPQYDEWIFPDGHSILVLAEGRLLNLGCATGHPSFVMSASFTNQTIAQIDLWLNAQGKQTVAGIKYESGVVYTLPKILDEKVARLHLEKLGVHLTTLTKAQADYIGVPVEGPYKADHYRY; the protein is encoded by the coding sequence ATGGAATACAAAATTAAGGATATCAACCTTGCTGTGGAAGGCCGCAAGGAACTCGACCTCGCCGAAACCGAAATGCCGGGCCTGATGGCGCTGCGCAAGGAATATGCAGGCAAGAAGCCGCTCGCTGGCGCCCGTATTATGGGTAGCCTCCACATGACGGTGCAGACCGCCATCTTGATTGAAACGCTGGTGGACCTCGGTGCCGACGTGCGCTGGGTCAGCTGCAACATCTTCAGCACGCAGGACAACGCTGCCGCCGCCGTGGTGGTGGGCAAGAAGGGCACTGTGGAAAACCCGCAGGGCGTGCCCGTGTTCGCCTGGAAGGGCGAAACCCTCGAAGAATACTGGGAAAACACCGCCCGCGCCCTCGTGTGGCCGGACGGCAAGACTGCTGACCTCATCGTGGATGACGGCGGCGACGCCACCATGCTCGTGACCTGCGGCGCCGAATTCGAAGACGCCGGCAAGGTGCCCGAATTCAACCCCGCTACCGACAGCGAAGAATGGGGCGTGTTCCTCGCCACCTGCCGTAAGATTTTCGAGAAGGACCCGAAGCAGTGGACCCGCGCCCGCGAAACTCTCCGCGGCGTTTCCGAAGAAACCACCACCGGCGTGCATCGCCTTTACCAGATGGCCCAGGCCGGCCGCCTCAAGTTCCCGGCAATCAACGTGAACGATTCCGTGACCAAGTCCAAGTTCGACAACCTCTACGGCTGCCGCCACTCCCTCATCGACGGCATCAACCGCGCGACCGACGTGATGATGGCAGGCAAGATTGCAGTCGTGTGCGGCTACGGCGACGTGGGTAAGGGCTGCGCCCAGTCCCTCCGCGGTCAGGGCGCCCGTGTGATCATCACCGAAATCGACCCGATTTGCGCACTCCAGGCCGCCATGGAAGGCTACGAAGTCAAGACCCTCGACGAAGTCGTGAGCATGGCCGACATCTTCGTGACCACCACCGGCAACACCGGCATCATCAGCGCCGCGCAGATGGGCAAGATGAAGCACCGCGCCATCGTCGGTAACATCGGCCACTTCGACAACGAAATCGACATGGCCGGCCTCAAGAAGGTTCCGGGCATCAAGCGTAACGAAATCAAGCCGCAGTACGACGAATGGATTTTCCCCGACGGCCACAGCATCCTCGTGCTCGCCGAAGGCCGCTTGCTCAACCTCGGCTGCGCTACCGGCCACCCGAGCTTCGTGATGAGTGCAAGCTTCACGAACCAGACCATCGCTCAGATCGACCTCTGGCTCAATGCCCAGGGCAAGCAGACTGTCGCCGGCATCAAGTACGAAAGCGGCGTCGTCTATACGCTCCCGAAGATCCTCGACGAAAAGGTCGCACGTCTCCACCTCGAAAAGCTCGGTGTCCACCTGACGACCCTCACCAAGGCCCAGGCCGACTACATCGGCGTGCCTGTGGAAGGCCCGTACAAGGCGGATCATTACAGGTACTAA